In Flavobacterium lacustre, a genomic segment contains:
- the gldN gene encoding gliding motility protein GldN, producing MNVRNFLIAVITVAGSFTSFAQSNLLNAKTPSQIGLKTAAQLVSDNDKPLAYGYVHDRDVLMGKTTWEIIDLSEKINFALYFPIDTANIGSDRRSLYDVLTKAMRNGKITEVYTDSYFNTKKSLKDIQASLTRIDTTDVGREQINAGQSVSAEYITRQDLTAQDVTQYKIKGYWYFDKRQSELKYRLLGICPITPDVYTMNSEEKDYIELFWVFFPAAREVLHEAKAFNDKNSAMPISFDQILNSRRFNSVIYKEENVYGDRSIEEYMKDNSQNQLLESERVKEKIRNFEQDMWNY from the coding sequence ATGAACGTAAGAAATTTTTTAATAGCTGTTATTACTGTCGCTGGGAGTTTTACTTCTTTTGCACAATCTAATTTGCTTAATGCTAAAACTCCAAGTCAAATTGGACTGAAAACTGCGGCGCAACTTGTTTCAGACAATGATAAACCATTGGCATATGGATATGTTCATGATAGAGATGTCTTGATGGGTAAAACAACTTGGGAAATTATTGACTTGAGTGAAAAAATTAATTTTGCATTATACTTTCCAATTGATACCGCTAATATTGGCTCAGACAGACGTTCATTATACGATGTATTGACCAAAGCTATGAGAAATGGTAAAATCACCGAAGTATATACTGACAGTTACTTTAATACCAAAAAATCATTGAAAGATATTCAAGCTTCTTTGACCCGTATTGATACAACTGATGTTGGTAGGGAGCAAATTAATGCTGGTCAATCAGTATCTGCTGAGTATATTACAAGACAAGATTTAACTGCTCAGGATGTTACACAATATAAAATCAAAGGATATTGGTATTTTGATAAACGTCAAAGTGAATTGAAATATCGTTTGCTAGGTATATGTCCTATTACTCCAGATGTTTATACAATGAATAGTGAAGAGAAGGATTATATCGAATTGTTTTGGGTATTTTTCCCTGCTGCAAGAGAGGTTTTACATGAAGCAAAAGCTTTCAATGATAAAAACTCTGCGATGCCGATTTCGTTTGATCAAATCTTAAACTCAAGACGTTTTAACAGCGTTATTTACAAAGAGGAGAATGTTTATGGAGACCGATCTATTGAGGAATACATGAAAGATAACTCTCAAAATCAATTGCTGGAATCAGAAAGAGTAAAAGAAAAAATTAGAAATTTTGAACAAGATATGTGGAATTATTAA
- a CDS encoding diacylglycerol/lipid kinase family protein, with product MKKNVLMVVNPISGAIDKSEFIDAARRFATKQKLCFFLYTTSGDNDILNIRTLYDLHKPERIIIAGGDGTIKMVSEAMEKHNVILGILPAGSANGLAAELNLITTLDESLSIAFHNNYIEMDMVVINGKKSMHLSDLGLNAALIKNYEKSDIRGMWGYALQAITTLIDLDDPFTATICANNQTWVCDARMVVIANAKKYGTGVVINPDGVINDGKFELVILKNLDLVVFVKIITGNLPLNSDDIEIISTDKATITTSLPVSFQIDGEYCGEQTQLDIQILPKQMKIAVP from the coding sequence TTGAAAAAGAACGTGTTAATGGTCGTAAATCCAATATCCGGAGCTATCGATAAATCTGAATTTATTGATGCGGCCAGACGCTTTGCAACCAAACAAAAGCTGTGTTTTTTTCTGTATACAACTTCCGGAGATAATGATATTCTTAATATAAGAACACTTTATGATCTACATAAACCTGAACGGATTATCATTGCGGGGGGAGACGGAACCATAAAAATGGTTTCCGAAGCAATGGAAAAACATAATGTTATCCTTGGAATTTTGCCAGCCGGTTCTGCTAATGGTTTAGCAGCCGAACTAAATCTGATAACAACTCTTGACGAGAGTTTGTCAATTGCTTTTCATAATAATTACATAGAAATGGATATGGTTGTTATTAACGGCAAAAAAAGTATGCATTTAAGTGATTTAGGACTCAATGCAGCACTCATTAAAAATTACGAAAAAAGTGATATTCGTGGTATGTGGGGTTATGCTTTGCAGGCCATTACGACCTTAATAGATTTAGATGATCCATTTACAGCAACAATTTGTGCCAATAATCAAACTTGGGTTTGCGATGCCAGAATGGTTGTTATTGCTAATGCTAAGAAATATGGGACAGGCGTAGTCATCAATCCGGATGGAGTTATAAATGATGGTAAGTTTGAATTGGTAATTTTAAAAAATCTTGATTTAGTAGTTTTCGTCAAAATTATCACCGGAAATTTACCTTTGAATTCAGATGATATCGAGATTATATCTACCGATAAAGCAACTATTACGACCAGTTTACCGGTAAGCTTTCAAATTGACGGTGAATATTGTGGCGAACAAACGCAACTTGATATTCAAATTTTACCTAAACAGATGAAAATTGCTGTTCCATAA
- a CDS encoding App1 family protein, with translation MKPILKLYRGYANEQELIVMGHVFKPTRTKDYDFKKKNFKNAGSVISMFRIKTHANADVYLEYGTKKIHTKTLKDGYFKFCVPLLEHEDRYGWIDYQVSIIHENKTIVTEESYIRPQKGNLGIISDIDDTFLVSYSLNPIKKLYILLFKNVDSRKVFEDVVPHYQALSAAGRNTIGEENAFFYVSSSEWNLYRFIERFTAIHKLPKAVLLLKDIKTSLTDFFITGRGSHNHKFDKIKHILEFYPNLQYVLLGDDSQHDPYLYEAICKIFPMTVKAVYIRQSRGHQKEKVKNIMKNLESLNVAVCYFKHSSEAIAHSKTIGIIS, from the coding sequence ATGAAGCCTATTTTAAAATTATACCGCGGATATGCAAATGAGCAAGAATTAATTGTGATGGGACATGTATTTAAACCTACAAGAACAAAAGATTACGATTTCAAGAAAAAAAATTTCAAAAATGCAGGCTCAGTTATCAGCATGTTTCGAATTAAAACACATGCCAATGCGGATGTTTATTTAGAATACGGCACGAAAAAAATCCATACAAAAACCCTAAAAGATGGTTATTTTAAATTCTGTGTGCCTTTATTAGAACATGAAGACCGTTACGGCTGGATAGATTACCAAGTGAGTATCATTCATGAAAACAAAACGATTGTAACTGAAGAAAGTTATATTCGTCCACAGAAAGGAAACCTTGGAATTATCTCCGATATTGATGATACCTTTTTGGTTTCTTATTCTTTAAATCCAATAAAGAAATTATATATATTATTGTTTAAAAACGTGGACTCCCGAAAAGTTTTTGAAGATGTAGTCCCACATTACCAAGCTTTAAGTGCTGCTGGGAGAAATACTATTGGAGAAGAAAATGCTTTTTTTTATGTGTCAAGCAGCGAGTGGAATTTGTATCGTTTTATCGAAAGATTTACAGCCATTCACAAATTACCTAAAGCTGTTTTATTATTAAAAGATATAAAAACCAGTCTTACTGATTTTTTTATTACAGGACGCGGCAGTCACAATCATAAATTTGATAAAATAAAACACATTTTAGAATTTTATCCCAATTTACAATATGTTTTATTAGGAGATGATTCTCAGCATGATCCTTATTTGTATGAAGCTATTTGTAAAATTTTCCCAATGACAGTCAAAGCCGTTTATATCCGGCAATCTCGAGGCCATCAAAAAGAGAAGGTAAAAAATATCATGAAAAATCTGGAAAGCTTAAATGTAGCTGTCTGCTATTTCAAACACAGCAGTGAAGCAATTGCTCATTCTAAAACAATTGGAATAATTTCATAA
- the gldK gene encoding gliding motility lipoprotein GldK produces MKKLIAFTAILTLLIGCGKSSDKGELVGVKGGKWYPEKPYGMTLVPGGSFIMGKPDDDLADVEDAPTKTVTVRSFYMDETEITNSEYRSFVEWVKDSTMRVRLAILADESGQKAGESTGKGKNAGSIADFAFNDSDPEKMTAYDKYMYDNYYSIGTDDDPYAGRKLNKKVKLIKDTKSYPDAYYAEVMDSMYLPIEASYNGLRTIDVNKLKFRYSWMDIQAAAKAKVGKRKDFIRTEEVNVYPDTTVWIKDFAYSYNEPMHNDYFWHKAYGDYPVVGVKWTQAKAFCAWRTLNKNSYIKSKKKGHDLINSFRLPTEAEWEYSARGGLESATYPWGGPYTKNDRGCFLANFKPNRGDYAADQSLYTVEAKSYEPNGYNLYNMAGNVSEWTDSSYDPNAYEYVSTMNPNVLDASNKRKVVRGGSWKDVAYFLQVSTRDFEYADSARSFIGFRTVQDYMGTQTTGTSKRKNK; encoded by the coding sequence ATGAAGAAGCTCATTGCATTTACGGCAATTTTGACACTATTAATTGGCTGTGGTAAATCAAGCGACAAAGGAGAGTTAGTTGGAGTTAAAGGAGGAAAATGGTATCCTGAAAAACCTTATGGAATGACTTTAGTTCCTGGAGGTTCTTTTATTATGGGTAAACCTGATGACGATTTAGCTGATGTTGAGGATGCACCAACAAAAACAGTTACTGTACGATCTTTTTATATGGACGAAACAGAAATTACTAATAGTGAATACCGTTCTTTTGTAGAATGGGTAAAAGATTCAACTATGAGAGTTCGTTTAGCTATATTAGCAGATGAAAGCGGTCAGAAAGCTGGGGAATCAACAGGTAAAGGTAAAAATGCCGGTAGTATTGCTGATTTTGCATTCAATGATTCAGATCCTGAAAAAATGACTGCATACGATAAATACATGTATGACAATTATTATAGTATCGGGACCGATGATGATCCTTATGCCGGTAGAAAATTAAATAAAAAAGTAAAATTAATTAAAGATACTAAATCATATCCTGATGCTTATTATGCTGAGGTTATGGATTCTATGTATTTGCCAATAGAAGCATCTTACAACGGTTTGAGAACTATAGATGTTAATAAACTTAAATTCCGTTATTCTTGGATGGATATTCAAGCTGCAGCTAAAGCTAAAGTTGGAAAAAGAAAAGATTTTATTAGAACTGAAGAAGTAAATGTTTATCCTGATACTACAGTTTGGATAAAAGATTTTGCTTATTCTTACAACGAACCAATGCACAATGATTATTTCTGGCACAAAGCTTATGGAGATTATCCGGTTGTAGGAGTTAAGTGGACACAGGCAAAAGCTTTTTGTGCTTGGAGAACCTTAAACAAAAATTCTTACATTAAATCCAAAAAGAAAGGACATGATTTAATCAATTCTTTCAGATTGCCTACAGAAGCAGAGTGGGAATATTCTGCTAGAGGTGGTTTAGAGTCTGCAACATATCCTTGGGGTGGACCGTATACTAAAAATGACAGAGGTTGTTTCCTTGCTAATTTCAAACCAAATAGAGGAGATTATGCAGCAGACCAATCTTTATATACTGTAGAAGCTAAGTCATACGAACCTAATGGTTATAATCTTTATAACATGGCAGGAAATGTTTCAGAATGGACAGATTCTTCCTACGACCCAAATGCATACGAATATGTTTCTACAATGAATCCGAATGTGCTTGATGCTTCAAACAAACGAAAAGTAGTTCGTGGTGGTTCTTGGAAAGATGTTGCTTACTTCCTGCAAGTAAGTACAAGAGATTTCGAGTATGCAGATTCAGCAAGAAGTTTCATTGGTTTTAGAACTGTTCAAGATTACATGGGAACACAAACAACAGGAACCTCTAAAAGAAAAAATAAATAA
- a CDS encoding NAD(P)/FAD-dependent oxidoreductase has product MIDYLIVGSGLAGISFSEIALNNNKTILVLDNNSQNSSRIAGGLYNPVILKRFSEVWQAEPQLVIMNQFYADLRQKIAIDFDFKKPILRKFYSVEEQNNWFSASDKVTLAPFLSTNLIYKKYQGIDSPFGYGEVLQTGYVDTALLVEKYREYLLANHSFLEETFDYCALKFDSDGVLYKDIKAKQIIFAEGFGIHSNPYFNNLPLDGTKGELFTIKAPTLDLDVIINTSVFILPIGNDLYKVGATYNWKDKTDLPTAEGKAELIERIKEIINCDFEIIEHFAGVRPTVKDRRPLVGTHSEYNRLHILNGLGTRGVMLGPAMAKSLFDQIEHQIPLDKEIDIQRFRNKTKK; this is encoded by the coding sequence ATGATTGATTATTTAATTGTAGGTTCAGGTTTAGCAGGCATTTCATTTTCTGAAATTGCACTAAATAATAATAAAACGATTTTGGTTCTAGATAATAATTCCCAAAATTCATCTAGGATTGCAGGAGGTTTATATAATCCGGTTATTTTAAAACGCTTTAGTGAAGTTTGGCAGGCAGAACCACAACTGGTTATTATGAATCAGTTTTATGCTGATTTACGCCAAAAAATAGCGATTGATTTTGATTTCAAGAAACCAATTTTGAGAAAATTTTATTCTGTTGAAGAGCAAAATAATTGGTTTTCAGCATCTGATAAAGTTACTTTGGCTCCTTTTTTATCGACCAATTTAATTTATAAAAAATATCAGGGAATTGATTCTCCTTTTGGTTATGGTGAAGTTTTACAAACAGGTTATGTTGACACTGCATTATTAGTAGAAAAATACAGAGAATATTTATTGGCAAATCATTCGTTCCTTGAAGAAACCTTTGATTATTGTGCCTTGAAATTTGATTCTGATGGTGTTTTATACAAAGATATTAAAGCCAAACAGATTATTTTTGCCGAAGGTTTTGGTATTCATTCCAATCCGTATTTTAATAATTTGCCTTTAGACGGGACCAAAGGTGAACTATTTACCATCAAAGCTCCAACCTTAGATTTGGATGTAATTATAAATACAAGTGTATTTATTTTGCCCATTGGAAACGATTTATATAAAGTTGGTGCAACTTACAATTGGAAAGACAAAACGGATTTGCCCACAGCAGAAGGGAAAGCGGAATTGATTGAAAGAATAAAAGAGATTATCAATTGTGATTTTGAAATCATCGAACATTTTGCAGGTGTCCGACCAACCGTTAAAGACAGAAGACCTTTAGTTGGGACACATTCAGAATATAACCGATTGCATATTCTTAATGGTTTAGGAACGCGAGGAGTTATGCTTGGTCCAGCTATGGCTAAATCATTATTTGATCAAATTGAACATCAAATTCCTTTAGATAAGGAAATTGATATTCAACGATTTCGCAATAAAACGAAAAAATAG
- the gldM gene encoding gliding motility protein GldM, which translates to MAGGKLTPRQKMINLMYLVFIAMLALNMSKEVLSAFGILNNKIVESNALTDTRNETSFLQLAQKAEDQPGQYGDKKVKVEKIRAVSKEFSDYLENIKTEITKKTEKDAQGNYLYEQMDKGDLVDRLFFTGDRVSKQGQEFLDKIKNYPVLIKQIGGSSIAESELKKIENRFATKPIFSEKAGATLSWIDYNYKGFPLIATVTKLTQLQADIKTTESDVMAGMFQSDLIAAASLTAYQPIVVLDKSVFFQGEAVTGKIILGKFDPSLKAKSVVVNGSSVQAQAGQAKFSFGAGNIGEHAIGGSFNFDENGKVVSLPIKDKYVVVARPKSATISADKMNVVYRGVVNPMTISFAGISADKVSASGPGLSPAGGDKYTMRPGSGTEAVINVTGTLSDGSKVTDRKTFRIKGIPGPAGTIRGEMGVVKGPKSSLEISTIGAKLVDFDFEVGLDVVGFNLKVTGQPTVVVPGNKLNAQCKSVLSKAGRGDQVTISEIKTKLVGAGSYLLPRTAPVIYEIQ; encoded by the coding sequence ATGGCAGGAGGAAAATTAACCCCTAGACAGAAGATGATAAACCTGATGTACTTGGTTTTTATCGCAATGTTAGCTCTAAATATGTCCAAAGAAGTTTTATCTGCTTTTGGAATTTTAAATAATAAAATCGTTGAATCTAATGCTTTGACAGATACTAGAAATGAAACTTCATTTCTTCAATTGGCTCAAAAAGCAGAAGATCAGCCTGGTCAGTATGGTGATAAAAAAGTAAAAGTTGAAAAAATTAGAGCGGTTTCTAAAGAATTCAGTGATTACTTAGAAAATATAAAAACTGAAATTACTAAGAAAACCGAAAAAGATGCTCAAGGAAATTATTTGTATGAGCAAATGGATAAAGGTGATTTAGTAGACAGATTGTTTTTTACGGGAGACAGAGTTTCTAAACAAGGACAAGAGTTTTTAGATAAAATTAAAAATTACCCAGTCTTAATTAAACAAATTGGTGGAAGCTCTATTGCTGAATCAGAATTGAAAAAAATTGAAAATAGATTTGCAACTAAACCTATTTTTTCTGAAAAAGCAGGTGCAACCTTGTCTTGGATTGATTATAACTATAAAGGGTTTCCGTTAATTGCCACTGTTACAAAATTGACTCAATTGCAAGCTGATATCAAAACAACTGAAAGCGATGTAATGGCAGGAATGTTTCAATCGGATTTGATTGCTGCAGCTTCTCTTACGGCTTATCAGCCAATTGTTGTTCTTGATAAATCAGTTTTCTTTCAAGGTGAAGCTGTAACTGGTAAAATTATATTAGGAAAATTTGATCCATCATTAAAAGCAAAATCAGTTGTTGTTAATGGTTCAAGTGTTCAAGCACAAGCAGGTCAAGCTAAATTTTCATTTGGTGCAGGAAATATTGGAGAACACGCAATTGGAGGTTCTTTTAATTTTGATGAAAATGGTAAAGTGGTAAGTTTGCCTATTAAAGATAAATATGTAGTTGTAGCCAGACCAAAATCAGCTACGATATCAGCAGATAAAATGAATGTTGTGTACAGAGGTGTTGTTAATCCTATGACAATTTCATTTGCTGGTATCTCTGCAGATAAAGTTTCTGCATCAGGTCCTGGTTTAAGTCCAGCAGGTGGAGACAAATACACAATGAGACCAGGAAGTGGAACTGAAGCTGTTATTAATGTAACAGGAACTCTTTCTGACGGCTCTAAAGTTACAGATAGAAAGACCTTTAGAATTAAAGGTATTCCAGGTCCTGCCGGAACAATTAGAGGAGAAATGGGAGTGGTTAAAGGTCCTAAATCAAGTTTAGAAATTTCAACTATTGGAGCAAAATTGGTTGATTTTGATTTTGAAGTTGGTTTAGATGTTGTTGGTTTTAATCTTAAAGTTACGGGTCAACCTACAGTTGTTGTTCCGGGAAATAAATTAAACGCTCAATGTAAATCTGTTCTTTCTAAAGCCGGAAGAGGAGATCAAGTTACCATTTCTGAAATTAAAACTAAACTTGTTGGTGCAGGTAGTTATTTATTGCCAAGAACTGCTCCAGTAATTTATGAAATACAATAA
- a CDS encoding ABC transporter ATP-binding protein, which produces MLNIHNLSVSFGGTYLFEEVTFRLGAGDRVGLVGKNGAGKSTMLKMLAKDFAPDSGVISQEKDLRMGFLRQDIDFEQGRTVLEEAYEAFTEIKIVEKKLEEINHLLVTRTDYESDEYSQIIEDLSDYTHRFELLGGYNYVGDTEKILLGLGFKRDVFDNQTETFSGGWRMRIELAKLLLQANDVLLLDEPTNHLDIESIIWLESFLRNYPGVVVIVSHDKMFLDNVTNRTIEISLGKAYDFNKPYSQYLELRHEIREKQLATQKNQAKKIEETEKLIEKFRAKASKASMAQSLIKKLDKVERIEVDEDDNSVMNISFPVSKEPGRVVVEAENVTKSYGDKTILKDINLLVERGSKIAFVGQNGQGKSTFIKAIVNEFEYQGNIKLGHNVQLGYFAQNQAEYLDGEITLLQTMEDAAADTNRMKVRDMLGSFLFRGDDVEKKVKVLSGGERNRLALCKLLLQPINVLLMDEPTNHLDIKSKNVLKAALQKFGGTLLLVSHDRDFLQGMSNLVYEFKDQKIKEYLGDINYFLEQRNMENMREVEKKDAQKAAAPKESNKASYEDQKKGKALQNKLSKVESQIKQLEKDIQHDDKMLASNYDKHIEDASFFMAYNKKKAELDKLLLDWEIVQEEIDNL; this is translated from the coding sequence ATGCTTAATATACACAATTTATCCGTTTCGTTTGGTGGTACTTATTTGTTTGAAGAAGTTACCTTTCGATTGGGAGCTGGAGACCGAGTAGGTCTTGTTGGTAAAAACGGTGCTGGAAAATCCACCATGTTAAAAATGTTGGCAAAGGATTTTGCTCCTGATTCGGGTGTTATTTCACAAGAGAAAGATCTCCGTATGGGATTTTTGCGTCAAGATATCGATTTTGAACAAGGAAGAACTGTTCTTGAAGAAGCATACGAAGCTTTTACGGAGATTAAAATTGTTGAGAAAAAGCTTGAAGAAATTAATCACTTGTTAGTTACCCGTACCGATTATGAAAGTGATGAATACAGTCAGATTATTGAAGATTTATCTGATTACACACATCGATTTGAATTATTAGGAGGTTACAATTATGTTGGTGATACCGAAAAAATTCTTTTGGGTCTTGGTTTTAAAAGAGACGTTTTTGATAATCAAACAGAAACTTTCTCTGGAGGTTGGAGAATGCGTATTGAATTGGCCAAATTATTATTGCAAGCCAATGATGTTTTGCTATTAGATGAGCCAACGAATCACTTGGATATTGAAAGTATCATTTGGTTAGAAAGTTTCCTTCGTAATTATCCGGGAGTTGTTGTTATTGTATCGCATGATAAAATGTTTTTGGATAATGTGACAAATCGAACTATAGAAATTTCACTTGGGAAAGCCTATGATTTCAATAAACCTTATTCTCAATATTTAGAATTGCGTCATGAGATTCGCGAAAAACAATTGGCTACCCAAAAAAATCAAGCCAAGAAAATCGAAGAAACAGAGAAATTAATTGAGAAATTCCGTGCCAAAGCATCCAAAGCTTCGATGGCGCAATCTTTAATTAAGAAATTAGATAAAGTAGAACGAATTGAAGTCGATGAAGATGACAATTCAGTGATGAATATTTCTTTTCCAGTTTCAAAAGAACCGGGAAGAGTTGTGGTTGAAGCCGAAAATGTAACTAAAAGTTACGGTGATAAAACGATTTTAAAAGATATTAATTTATTGGTAGAACGTGGAAGTAAAATTGCTTTCGTTGGTCAAAACGGACAAGGGAAATCAACTTTTATTAAGGCGATTGTCAATGAATTTGAATATCAGGGAAATATAAAATTAGGTCATAATGTTCAGTTAGGCTATTTTGCACAAAACCAAGCAGAATACCTTGATGGAGAAATTACTTTGTTGCAAACGATGGAAGATGCTGCTGCAGACACAAACCGAATGAAAGTTCGCGATATGCTGGGTTCTTTTCTGTTTCGTGGCGATGATGTAGAGAAAAAGGTAAAAGTGCTTTCTGGGGGCGAAAGAAACCGTTTAGCATTATGTAAACTGTTGTTGCAACCTATCAATGTTTTGTTGATGGATGAGCCAACGAATCACTTGGATATAAAATCTAAAAATGTTTTGAAAGCTGCATTGCAAAAGTTTGGCGGAACATTACTGTTGGTTTCACACGATAGAGATTTTCTACAAGGTATGTCGAATTTAGTTTACGAGTTCAAAGACCAGAAAATAAAAGAATATTTAGGGGATATTAATTATTTCTTGGAACAACGCAATATGGAAAATATGCGTGAAGTTGAGAAAAAAGACGCTCAAAAAGCTGCCGCACCAAAGGAAAGTAACAAAGCTTCTTATGAAGATCAGAAAAAAGGGAAAGCTTTACAAAATAAATTGAGTAAAGTGGAAAGTCAAATCAAGCAATTGGAGAAAGACATTCAGCATGATGATAAAATGTTAGCTTCTAATTATGATAAACATATTGAAGACGCTTCTTTTTTTATGGCCTACAATAAAAAGAAAGCGGAGCTAGACAAACTCTTATTAGATTGGGAAATTGTTCAGGAAGAAATAGATAATTTGTAA
- the gldL gene encoding gliding motility protein GldL, whose amino-acid sequence MALLSKKAMNFAYGMGAAVVIIGALFKITHLEFGFITGNLMLTIGLVVEAAIFALSAFEPVDNELDWTLVYPELANGTASGTRKAKQETPSDAQGLLSQKLDAMLKDAKIDGELMSSLGNSIKNFESAAKGIAPTVDSIASTKKYSEELSLAAAQMESLNSLYKVQLESASRNAEANKEIAENAGKLKEQMQSMTANIASLNTVYGGMLSAMGNKG is encoded by the coding sequence ATGGCATTATTGAGCAAAAAAGCAATGAATTTCGCATACGGAATGGGAGCTGCGGTAGTTATCATCGGAGCGTTATTCAAAATTACACATCTTGAATTTGGATTTATAACAGGAAATCTAATGCTTACCATAGGTCTTGTAGTTGAAGCTGCTATTTTTGCGCTTTCTGCTTTTGAACCAGTTGATAATGAATTAGATTGGACCTTGGTTTATCCGGAACTTGCTAACGGAACAGCTTCTGGAACAAGAAAAGCGAAACAAGAAACTCCATCTGACGCTCAAGGATTATTGTCTCAGAAATTAGATGCAATGTTGAAAGATGCTAAAATTGATGGTGAATTAATGTCAAGCTTAGGAAATAGTATTAAAAACTTTGAATCTGCTGCAAAAGGAATTGCTCCAACTGTTGATTCAATTGCTTCTACAAAAAAATATAGTGAAGAATTGTCTTTGGCTGCTGCACAAATGGAATCTTTGAACAGTCTATATAAAGTACAATTAGAAAGTGCTTCAAGAAATGCAGAAGCGAATAAAGAAATTGCTGAAAATGCGGGTAAATTAAAAGAACAAATGCAATCAATGACTGCAAATATTGCTTCATTGAACACTGTTTACGGTGGTATGCTTTCTGCTATGGGAAATAAAGGATAA
- a CDS encoding DUF983 domain-containing protein codes for MLKKGSKLNSILTGTCPKCQNESMYLDKNPLHLGSVLKMNEKCSHCGLKYQIEPSFFYGAMYVSYGLNVAVGIAAFIISNVIFNSSLKVAFAAIIASLIILFPFVLRWSRNIYINMFVSYDPSTNKK; via the coding sequence ATGTTAAAAAAAGGATCCAAACTAAATAGTATTTTAACAGGAACTTGTCCTAAATGTCAGAATGAGAGTATGTATTTAGATAAAAACCCGCTTCATTTGGGTTCAGTTCTAAAAATGAATGAAAAATGCAGCCATTGTGGTTTAAAATATCAAATCGAACCTTCGTTCTTTTATGGAGCAATGTATGTAAGTTATGGATTAAATGTAGCAGTTGGAATTGCTGCGTTTATAATCTCTAATGTTATTTTTAATTCAAGTCTAAAAGTAGCTTTTGCTGCAATAATAGCTTCTCTGATTATTTTATTCCCATTTGTTTTGCGTTGGTCCAGAAACATATACATCAATATGTTTGTTTCTTACGACCCTTCAACAAACAAAAAATAA